One Myripristis murdjan chromosome 18, fMyrMur1.1, whole genome shotgun sequence DNA window includes the following coding sequences:
- the LOC115376709 gene encoding uncharacterized protein LOC115376709, translated as MEEREEREEREEGLPGPEPEPEPGPDPRVSVASGGGEAAAAAAAADEAQRLEELRHARREETERLLQDLTLEEWRELGSRLLEREPGLVFDALAMHRRRRGAPAAAAGVPGAPWCVCGNCREMPTELERKCCGQEAALCLSTLPSFSLYCLDAGFLRIHRNYREGVARAGGAEGGGAHEPGEDNRAFRYMAYRTFSLWQHGAAGRRKRLLPSCCLWRIRDQWPDADDQYSAA; from the exons atggaggaaagggaagagagggaggagagggaggaggggctcCCAGGACCTGAACCAGAACCTGAACCAGGACCAGATCCCCGTGTGTCAGTGGCGAGCGGCGGTGGGGAAGCtgctgcggcggcggcggcggcagatGAGGCGCAGCGTCTGGAGGAGCTCCGTCACGccaggagggaggagactgag CGGCTCCTGCAGGACTTGACCCTGGAGGAGTGGCGGGAGCTCGGGAGCCGTCTCCTCGAGCGGGAGCCCGGGCTGGTTTTCGACGCCCTGGCGATGCACCGGCGGCGGCGTGGCGccccggcggcggcggcgggcgtGCCGGGGGCGCCGTGGTGCGTGTGCGGGAACTGCAGGGAGATGCCCACGGAGCTGGAGAGGAAGTGCTGCGGCCAGGAGGCGGCGCTCTGCCTCAGCACGCTGCCGTCCTTCTCCCTGTACTGCCTGGACGCCGGCTTCCTGCGCATCCACAGGAACTACAGGGAGGGCGTGGCCCGGGCGGGCGGGGCCGAGGGGGGCGGGGCCCACGAGCCCGGCGAAGACAACCGCGCCTTCCGCTACATGGCGTACAGAACCTTCAGCCTGTGGCAGCACGGCGCCGCCGGGCGCAGGAAACGCCTCCTGCCCAGCTGCTGCCTGTGGAGGATCAGAGACCAGTGGCCCGACGCCGACGACCAGTACTCtgcagcctga